The following proteins are co-located in the Hydractinia symbiolongicarpus strain clone_291-10 chromosome 7, HSymV2.1, whole genome shotgun sequence genome:
- the LOC130648406 gene encoding uncharacterized protein LOC130648406 produces the protein MENEVRYLLHKARNHPQVACIDFIKQIFCYRFFPVCLPTSSKKITVKETCREDCEKAKSHICYTGIEDVPELSERLLEASCMTLPFENCQHVKIPTTTEVIEKSCRVDNYRKDSGTTKVSILRHSNNKATTDITFPQPIVLSKIRPQILNTTTYAKQSISLSKIFQISDLKTTLGINNLKIQQLRKFLIRSYRVNYFDDFTKDITAYLGKLTKYTPDDYLTLRNVKIFIEKINNTIYVVASGRHRLCGKIFKYSIVAESKNMVIMHATSANAISMKLIELSHRLRAFPVEIESILSQKIRLIQTLRITEPTWSILWYEGKKVAAFKGQGTIEVNAEKKNVKAELMIGVDLRFWIVRLNMKLTLQEIIRIFVEDPLSPFPFSNDINIEDVMPHDIDFTFSTSDVKLPKSTYLEKQYSLYKDANKINSRLSIRATGETKKSKASFSHLYGDRKFKLDIDTQEDGKTTFLLRFDDNMCKQDRHWEMFEKTLRILQSKTNSSENAQIKIKSYCDHCCESRYANLVSIKGAIYWEASTFDVFSPKINYYLDLDINVAKREYLHIYRLKKYFIKAA, from the exons ATGGAAAATGAAGTCCGATATTTGTTACACAAAGCGAGAAATCATCCTCAAGTTGCTTGCATTGATTTTATCAAACAGATATTTTGTTATCGCTTTTTCCCAGTTTGTTTACCGACTAGcagtaaaaaaattacagtGAAAGAAACATGTAGAGAAGATTGCGAGAAAGCTAAAAGTCACATTTGCTATACTGGAATAGAAGATGTACCAGAGCTTTCGGAGCGATTGCTTGAAGCAAGCTGCATGACGCTaccatttgaaaattgtcaACATGTAAAAATTCCAA ccaCAACTGAAGTAATTGAAAAGTCATGCCGCGTAGACAATTATAGGAAAG ATAGTGGCACAACTAAAGTAAGCATTCTACGACACAGTAACAATAAGGCAACTACCGATATTACATTTCCACAACCAATTGTGCTTTCTAAAATCAGACCACAAATTTTAAACACAACAACCTACGCGAAACAATCTATTTCCCTGTcaaagatttttcaaattagtGATCTTAAAACCACATTAGgtataaacaatttaaaaattcaacaaTTGCGCAAATTTCTAATCCGTTCCTATCGCGTTAATTACTTCGACGATTTTACAAAGGACATCACAGCATACCTTGGTAAATTAACGAAGTACACACCAGACGACTATTTAACGTTAAGGaatgtcaaaatttttattgaaaagaTTAACAATACTATTTACGTAGTTGCTTCAGGTAGACATAGACTTTGTGGTAAAATATTTAAGTATTCCATAGTCGCCGAAAGTAAAAATATGGTTATAATGCATGCTACTAGTGCAAATGCCATTTCTATGAAACTAATTGAATTATCTCATCGATTGAGAGCATTTCCAGTAGAAATCGAATCCATTTTAAGTCAAAAAATTAGACTTATTCAAACCCTTCGTATCACTGAACCAACGTGGAGTATCTTATGGTATGAAGGCAAGAAAGTTGCGGCTTTCAAGGGCCAGGGAACAATTGAAGTGAAtgctgaaaagaaaaatgtgaaggCGGAACTTATGATTGGAGTTGATCTGCGGTTTTGGATCGTTCGATTGAATATGAAGTTAACCTTGCAGGAAATTATTCGCATATTTGTCGAGGATCCGCTCTCTCCATTTCCATTTTCAAATGATATCAATATAGAGGACGTGATGCCACATGAT ATTGATTTCACATTTTCAACATCAGACGTCAAGTTGCCGAAGTCAACATATTTGGAGAAACAGTATAGCTTGTATAAAGACGCCAATAAAATAAACTCCAGATTGTCAATTAGAGCTACTGgcgaaacaaaaaaatcaaaagcatCATTTTCACATTTGTATGGTGACAGGAAATTTAAATTAGACATCGATACTCAAGAAGATGGAAAAACAACGTTTCTGCTGCGTTTCGATGACAATATGTGCAAGCAG gataGGCACTGGGAAATGTTTGAGAAAACGTTGCGCATTCTTCAAAGCAAGACTAACAGCAGTGAGAATGctcaaatcaaaataaaatcataTTGTGATCATTGTTGTGAATCGAGATATGCAAATCTTGTTTCAATCAAGGGGGCGATTTATTGGGAAGCCTCTACATTTGACGTCTTTTCACCAAAGATAAATTATTATCTGGATTTAGATATTAATGTGGCGAAAAGAGAATATCTTCATATTTATCggttaaagaaatatttcatcAAGGCCGCGTGA